From one Triticum aestivum cultivar Chinese Spring chromosome 4B, IWGSC CS RefSeq v2.1, whole genome shotgun sequence genomic stretch:
- the LOC123090479 gene encoding probable 2-oxoglutarate-dependent dioxygenase SLC1, translating to MAILAAAAETSSSSSHAGHSQQQQLASTTCKAPASSSSSSEEPNKGVRHLCERGVTALPPRYVLPPSDRPAPPAAPRGIPVIDMARLRSTAPSERAAELARVDAACRDLGFFQAVNHGAGDKARAMLDVAARFFALPFEERAAHMSPDIRAPVRYGTSFNQLNDGVLCWRDFLKLLCNPARLDDVLPSWPHNPSDLREVMSVYARANQGLFRELMKAALEAMGITGQGVLEELDCGTQMMMVNCFPACPEPELTLGMPPHSDYGFLTLLLQDQVNGLEVCQGDDDWLLVDPLPGALIVNVGDHLEIFSNGRYKSVLHRVRVNSTQLRISVASLHSLPPERVIGPAPELLADGTQRRYMDTDLTTFLKYLASSEGKHKTFLQSRRITT from the exons ATGGCGATCCTCGCCGCTGCCGCCgagaccagcagcagcagcagccatgcTGGCCAttcacagcagcagcaactcgcgtCAACCACCTGCAAGGCACCggcgtcttcctcctcgtcgtcggaggAGCCCAACAAGGGCGTGCGGCACCTGTGCGAGCGCGGGGTGACGGCCCTCCCGCCGCGCTACGTGCTGCCGCCCTCCGACCGCCCGGCGCCCCCGGCTGCACCGCGCGGCATCCCGGTGATCGACATGGCGCGCCTCCGCTCCACTGCCCCCTCCGAGCGCGCCGCGGAGCTGGCCCGGGTCGACGCTGCCTGCCGCGACCTGGGCTTCTTCCAGGCGGTGAACCACGGCGCCGGCGACAAGGCAAGGGCCATGCTGGACGTGGCGGCGCGCTTCTTCGCGCTGCCGTTCGAGGAGCGGGCAGCGCACATGTCCCCCGACATCCGGGCGCCGGTGCGGTACGGCACCAGCTTCAACCAGCTCAACGACGGCGTGCTCTGCTGGCGCGACTTCCTCAAGCTGCTCTGCAACCCGGCCAGGCTCGACGACGTCCTGCCGTCCTGGCCACACAACCCATCCGACCTCAG GGAGGTGATGTCGGTGTACGCCCGCGCCAACCAGGGTTTGTTCCGGGAGCTGATGAAGGCGGCGCTGGAGGCGATGGGGATCACCGGCCAGGGCGTGCTGGAGGAGCTCGATTGCGGGACGCAGATGATGATGGTCAACTGCTTCCCGGCGTGCCCGGAGCCGGAGCTGACGTTAGGGATGCCGCCGCACTCCGACTATGgcttcctcaccctcctcctccagGACCAGGTCAACGGCCTCGAGGTCTGCCAGGGCGACGACGACTGGCTCCTTGTCGACCCCCTCCCCGGAGCCCTCATCGTCAACGTCGGCGATCACCTCGAG ATATTCAGCAACGGGCGGTACAAGAGCGTGTTGCACCGGGTGCGAGTGAACTCAACGCAATTGCGGATCTCGGTGGCGTCACTACACAGTCTTCCACCAGAGCGGGTAATCGGTCCCGCGCCAGAGCTTCTCGCTGATGGTACCCAACGGCGGTATATGGACACTGACCTGACCACCTTCCTCAAGTACCTCGCCTCCTCCGAGGGGAAACACAAGACCTTCCTCCAGTCTAGGAGGATCACTACGTAA